The Ananas comosus cultivar F153 linkage group 2, ASM154086v1, whole genome shotgun sequence genome contains a region encoding:
- the LOC109725316 gene encoding protein LURP-one-related 6 — MGGGSTNAVPIVSKIYCSTSLTTLMIRKRPNVVNGGGFVVTDCSHNIVFIVDGCGMLGAKGELMVRDCDGASLLFLRKKGGIIQALSTHNRWNGYSMDYQGTNKLLFSLTDPKPCLATRSAIRIQVEPKSHSKDCDFEVDGSFTDRACVIIDRRGNIAAQVGVEMMGNKDFYHVMVQPGYDQAFVIGVIAVLDNIYGESTAC, encoded by the exons ATGGGCGGCGGATCGACGAATGCAGTGCCGATAGTTAGCAAAATCTATTGTTCGACGTCCCTGACCACGTTGATGATTCGAAAGAGGCCAAATGTTGTAAACGGTGGTGGTTTCGTTGTGACGGATTGCAGCCATAACATTGTTTTCATTGTCGATGGATGCGGAATGCTCGGTGCGAAGGGAGAGTTGATGGTGAGAGATTGCGATGGAGCATCGCTACTCTTCCTTCGCAAAAAG GGAGGAATTATTCAAGCTCTAAGTACTCACAATAGATGGAATGGCTACTCCATGGATTATCAAGGAACCAACAAGTTGTTGTTTAGCTTAACTGATCCAAAGCCATGTCTCGCAACGAGAAGTGCGATTAGGATTCAAGTTGAGCCCAAGAGCCACAGCAAAGATTGCGACTTTGAGGTGGATGGTTCCTTCACTGATCGAGCTTGCGTGATCATCGATCGCAGGGGAAATATCGCAGCTCAG GTGGGGGTTGAGATGATGGGCAACAAAGATTTCTATCATGTGATGGTGCAACCAGGATATGACCAAGCCTTTGTGATTGGTGTGATTGCTGTTCTTGATAATATTTATGGTGAATCCACTGCATGCTAA